The Silene latifolia isolate original U9 population unplaced genomic scaffold, ASM4854445v1 chrun_scaffold_16, whole genome shotgun sequence genome includes a region encoding these proteins:
- the LOC141637225 gene encoding uncharacterized protein LOC141637225, protein MGKINLTNNQRDSIAHFLLANSSKGIPFKGKIKEASVKWGVDRKTIWLWWTRAKEKISNEDAIHLTSLKMGNTNAPKVVINREMIRSMSVKNRGSISKLAKKLKTVQRWVKKGELRKHTNAIHPTLNDSNKLQRLLFSLTSTFVDILANKIMFKDMSNQIHIDEKWFYITKTTDSFYILSDEVPPNRSCQSKRYITKVMFMSVVSRPIYEKDGELLFDGKIGMFPFIEEQPAAWRSKKQRSRNIGYKTY, encoded by the coding sequence ATGggtaaaataaacctaacaaatAATCAAAGAGACTCCATTGCCCACTTCTTGTTGGCCAATTCTTCTAAGGGGATCCCTTTCAAAGGCAAGATCAAAGAAGCTTCGGTGAAATGGGGAGTCGATCGCAAAACAATATGGCTATGGTGGACTAGAGCGAAGGAGAAAATATCCAATGAAGATGCCATTCACTTGACAAGTCTAAAGATGGGAAACACAAATGCACCGAAAGTTGTTATAAACAGGGAGATGATAAGGAGTATGTCAGTGAAGAATAGAGGGTCAATCAGCAAACTTGCAAAGAAACTAAAGACTGTCCAACGGTGGGTGAAGAAAGGTGAATTACGAAAGCATACCAATGCAATTCATCCAACTTTGAATGATTCCAACAAGTTACAAAGGTTGTTATTTTCTCTTACCTCAACTTTTGTCGATATACTAGCAAATAAAATCATGTTTAAAGACATGTCAAACCAAATCCATATTGATGAAAAATGGTTTTACATAACCAAAACAACCGACTCTTTTTACATTCTTAGTGATGAAGTACCTCCTAATCGATCATGTCAATCAAAGAGATACATAACCAAGGTTATGTTCATGTCAGTCGTAAGTAGGCCAATATATGAAAAAGATGGTGAACTTCTCTTTGATGGCAAAATAGGGATGTTCCCTTTCATAGAGGAACAACCTGCTGCTTGGAGAAGCAAAAAACAGAGAAGCCGGAACATTGGTTACAAAACCTATTGA
- the LOC141637270 gene encoding serine/threonine-protein kinase STY13-like isoform X3, with protein MSGEYNKRGNKRGVDPNPNSVSRKGSITGESLSSPLSLPLPQQLFIDETLLVDQKLLFIGSKIGEGAHGKVYEGRYHDRIVAIKVLNRGSTSDERAVLEDRFIREVNMMSRVKHENLVKFIGACKDPLMVIVAELLPGLSLRKYLNSLRPKQLELDVALRYALDIAKAMACLHANGIIHRDLKPDNLLLTADHKSVKLADFGLAREETLTEMMTAETGTYRWMAPELYSTVTLRQGEKKHYNNKVDVYSFGIVFWELLTNRMPFEGMSNLQAAYAAAFKQDRPIIPDDVPPDLVFIIQSCWVEDPNLRPSFSQIIRMLNVFLYTLAPPPPPPPPVPPQKPTSDDNQTGSPSNNAIIEFSVRARGKFSFIRQLFTATKRTRNLQ; from the exons ATGAGTGGGGAGTATAATAAGAGGGGGAATAAAAGAGGTGTTGACCCGAACCCGAACTCGGTCTCGAGAAAAGGGTCGATTACTGGAGAGTCGTTATCGTCACCGCTGTCGCTGCCGCTGCCACAGCAGTTGTTTATTGATGAAACGTTGTTGGTTGACCAAAAGTTGTTGTTTATCGGGTCTAAGATTGGGGAGGGAGCTCATGGCAAGGTTTATGAAGGGAG ATATCATGACAGGATTGTTGCTATTAAAGTTCTTAATCGCGGGAGTACCAGTGACGAAAGGGCTGTACTTGAAGATCGGTTTATACGGGAGGTTAACATGATGTCTAGAGTCAAACATGAAAACCTTGTCAAG TTTATTGGAGCGTGCAAGGATCCTTTGATGGTTATAGTTGCGGAATTATTACCAGGGCTATCGTTGCGGAAGTATTTAAATAGTCTTCGGCCAAAGCAATTAGAACTGGATGTGGCATTGCGCTATGCTCTTGACATTGCAAAAGCCATGGCCTGTCTGCATGCAAATGGAATTATACACAGAGATCTAAAACCAG ATAATTTGCTGCTTACGGCTGATCACAAGTCTGTGAAGTTGGCAGATTTTGGTCTTGCAAGAGAAGAAACTCTAACTGAGATGATGACAGCTGAAACCGGGACATACCGTTGGATGGCCCCTGAG TTGTATAGCACTGTCACTTTGCGGCAAGGAGAGAAGAAGCATTATAACAACAAGGTAGATGTGTACAGTTTTGGCATTGTGTTTTGGGAATTATTGACAAATCGTATGCCTTTTGAAGGCATGTCCAATTTACAAGCTGCATATGCTGCAGCGTTTAAG CAAGATAGGCCAATTATCCCAGATGATGTACCCCCAGATCTCGTATTTATCATACAATCTTGTTGGGTTGAAGACCCTAACTTGCGGCCTAGCTTCAGCCAGATTATTCGCATGCTCAATGTTTTCCTGTATACACTcgcaccgccaccaccaccaccaccacctgtcCCACCACAGAAGCCTACGTCTGACGACAATCAAACTGGTTCACCGAGTAATAATGCAATTATAGAGTTCTCAGTGCGTGCAAGGGGTAAATTTTCTTTTATCCGTCAACTTTTTACCGCTACTAAGAGGACGAGAAACTTACAATGA
- the LOC141637270 gene encoding serine/threonine-protein kinase STY13-like isoform X1: MSGEYNKRGNKRGVDPNPNSVSRKGSITGESLSSPLSLPLPQQLFIDETLLVDQKLLFIGSKIGEGAHGKVYEGRYHDRIVAIKVLNRGSTSDERAVLEDRFIREVNMMSRVKHENLVKFIGACKDPLMVIVAELLPGLSLRKYLNSLRPKQLELDVALRYALDIAKAMACLHANGIIHRDLKPDNLLLTADHKSVKLADFGLAREETLTEMMTAETGTYRWMAPELYSTVTLRQGEKKHYNNKVDVYSFGIVFWELLTNRMPFEGMSNLQAAYAAAFKQDRPIIPDDVPPDLVFIIQSCWVEDPNLRPSFSQIIRMLNVFLYTLAPPPPPPPPVPPQKPTSDDNQTGSPSNNAIIEFSVRARGLGRGPWRLSCALKGKTNVQSISTPFTIPHGRRAVYVFSLCVIVVTLVGYLLVDGLLMPPGL; this comes from the exons ATGAGTGGGGAGTATAATAAGAGGGGGAATAAAAGAGGTGTTGACCCGAACCCGAACTCGGTCTCGAGAAAAGGGTCGATTACTGGAGAGTCGTTATCGTCACCGCTGTCGCTGCCGCTGCCACAGCAGTTGTTTATTGATGAAACGTTGTTGGTTGACCAAAAGTTGTTGTTTATCGGGTCTAAGATTGGGGAGGGAGCTCATGGCAAGGTTTATGAAGGGAG ATATCATGACAGGATTGTTGCTATTAAAGTTCTTAATCGCGGGAGTACCAGTGACGAAAGGGCTGTACTTGAAGATCGGTTTATACGGGAGGTTAACATGATGTCTAGAGTCAAACATGAAAACCTTGTCAAG TTTATTGGAGCGTGCAAGGATCCTTTGATGGTTATAGTTGCGGAATTATTACCAGGGCTATCGTTGCGGAAGTATTTAAATAGTCTTCGGCCAAAGCAATTAGAACTGGATGTGGCATTGCGCTATGCTCTTGACATTGCAAAAGCCATGGCCTGTCTGCATGCAAATGGAATTATACACAGAGATCTAAAACCAG ATAATTTGCTGCTTACGGCTGATCACAAGTCTGTGAAGTTGGCAGATTTTGGTCTTGCAAGAGAAGAAACTCTAACTGAGATGATGACAGCTGAAACCGGGACATACCGTTGGATGGCCCCTGAG TTGTATAGCACTGTCACTTTGCGGCAAGGAGAGAAGAAGCATTATAACAACAAGGTAGATGTGTACAGTTTTGGCATTGTGTTTTGGGAATTATTGACAAATCGTATGCCTTTTGAAGGCATGTCCAATTTACAAGCTGCATATGCTGCAGCGTTTAAG CAAGATAGGCCAATTATCCCAGATGATGTACCCCCAGATCTCGTATTTATCATACAATCTTGTTGGGTTGAAGACCCTAACTTGCGGCCTAGCTTCAGCCAGATTATTCGCATGCTCAATGTTTTCCTGTATACACTcgcaccgccaccaccaccaccaccacctgtcCCACCACAGAAGCCTACGTCTGACGACAATCAAACTGGTTCACCGAGTAATAATGCAATTATAGAGTTCTCAGTGCGTGCAAGGG GTTTAGGCCGAGGACCCTGGAGATTATCATGTGCTCTAAAAGGAAAGACGAATGTTCAATCCATTTCGACACCCTTTACCATCCCCCACGGAAGACGCGCCGTCTATGTGTTCAGTCTGTGTGTAATAGTAGTTACTTTAGTTGGTTATCTTCTAGTTGATGGGCTTCTAATGCCCCCCGGTTTGTAG
- the LOC141637270 gene encoding serine/threonine-protein kinase STY13-like isoform X2 — MSGEYNKRGNKRGVDPNPNSVSRKGSITGESLSSPLSLPLPQQLFIDETLLVDQKLLFIGSKIGEGAHGKVYEGRYHDRIVAIKVLNRGSTSDERAVLEDRFIREVNMMSRVKHENLVKFIGACKDPLMVIVAELLPGLSLRKYLNSLRPKQLELDVALRYALDIAKAMACLHANGIIHRDLKPDNLLLTADHKSVKLADFGLAREETLTEMMTAETGTYRWMAPELYSTVTLRQGEKKHYNNKQDRPIIPDDVPPDLVFIIQSCWVEDPNLRPSFSQIIRMLNVFLYTLAPPPPPPPPVPPQKPTSDDNQTGSPSNNAIIEFSVRARGLGRGPWRLSCALKGKTNVQSISTPFTIPHGRRAVYVFSLCVIVVTLVGYLLVDGLLMPPGL; from the exons ATGAGTGGGGAGTATAATAAGAGGGGGAATAAAAGAGGTGTTGACCCGAACCCGAACTCGGTCTCGAGAAAAGGGTCGATTACTGGAGAGTCGTTATCGTCACCGCTGTCGCTGCCGCTGCCACAGCAGTTGTTTATTGATGAAACGTTGTTGGTTGACCAAAAGTTGTTGTTTATCGGGTCTAAGATTGGGGAGGGAGCTCATGGCAAGGTTTATGAAGGGAG ATATCATGACAGGATTGTTGCTATTAAAGTTCTTAATCGCGGGAGTACCAGTGACGAAAGGGCTGTACTTGAAGATCGGTTTATACGGGAGGTTAACATGATGTCTAGAGTCAAACATGAAAACCTTGTCAAG TTTATTGGAGCGTGCAAGGATCCTTTGATGGTTATAGTTGCGGAATTATTACCAGGGCTATCGTTGCGGAAGTATTTAAATAGTCTTCGGCCAAAGCAATTAGAACTGGATGTGGCATTGCGCTATGCTCTTGACATTGCAAAAGCCATGGCCTGTCTGCATGCAAATGGAATTATACACAGAGATCTAAAACCAG ATAATTTGCTGCTTACGGCTGATCACAAGTCTGTGAAGTTGGCAGATTTTGGTCTTGCAAGAGAAGAAACTCTAACTGAGATGATGACAGCTGAAACCGGGACATACCGTTGGATGGCCCCTGAG TTGTATAGCACTGTCACTTTGCGGCAAGGAGAGAAGAAGCATTATAACAACAAG CAAGATAGGCCAATTATCCCAGATGATGTACCCCCAGATCTCGTATTTATCATACAATCTTGTTGGGTTGAAGACCCTAACTTGCGGCCTAGCTTCAGCCAGATTATTCGCATGCTCAATGTTTTCCTGTATACACTcgcaccgccaccaccaccaccaccacctgtcCCACCACAGAAGCCTACGTCTGACGACAATCAAACTGGTTCACCGAGTAATAATGCAATTATAGAGTTCTCAGTGCGTGCAAGGG GTTTAGGCCGAGGACCCTGGAGATTATCATGTGCTCTAAAAGGAAAGACGAATGTTCAATCCATTTCGACACCCTTTACCATCCCCCACGGAAGACGCGCCGTCTATGTGTTCAGTCTGTGTGTAATAGTAGTTACTTTAGTTGGTTATCTTCTAGTTGATGGGCTTCTAATGCCCCCCGGTTTGTAG
- the LOC141637271 gene encoding xyloglucan endotransglucosylase protein 2-like, with the protein MRGCNEKMTIILLMCIVSGVMGAAPKKPVDVPFGRNYIPTWAFDHIKYSNGGSDIQLMLDNYTGTGFQSKGSYLFGHFSMRIKMVPGDSAGTVTAFYLSSQNSEHDEIDFEFLGNRTGQPYILQTNVFTGGKGDREQRIYLWFDPTKDYHSYSVLWNLYQIVFFVDDVPIRVFKNCKDLGVKFPFNQPMKLYSSLWNADDWATRGGLEKTDWSKAPFVASYRGFHIDGCEASVEAKYCATQGKRWWDQKEYQDLDRYQYRRLRWVRTKFTIYNYCKDTVRSAKVPPECKRDRDLY; encoded by the exons ATGAGAGGATGTAATGAAAAGATGACGATTATACTACTAATGTGTATAGTAAGTGGAGTAATGGGAGCAGCCCCTAAGAAGCCAGTGGACGTACCATTTGGAAGAAATTATATACCAACATGGGCTTTTGACCATATCAAGTACTCTAATGGTGGCTCTGATATTCAACTTATGCTTGACAACTACACTG GGACGGGCTTTCAGTCTAAGGGTTCGTATCTGTTCGGTCACTTTAGCATGCGTATCAAGATGGTGCCTGGGGATTCGGCTGGGACCGTGACCGCTTTCTAT CTATCGTCTCAAAACTCAGAGCACGACGAAATAGATTTCGAGTTCTTGGGGAATAGAACCGGACAGCCCTACATATTACAGACCAATGTGTTCACAGGAGGAAAGGGGGACAGAGAACAAAGAATCTATCTTTGGTTTGATCCTACCAAGGATTATCACTCTTATTCTGTACTCTGGAATCTTTATCAGATTGT ATTCTTTGTGGACGACGTACCAATAAGGGTGTTCAAGAACTGCAAGGATCTAGGGGTGAAATTCCCCTTCAACCAGCCTATGAAGTTATACTCAAGTCTATGGAATGCTGACGATTGGGCCACAAGAGGCGGGCTAGAGAAGACAGATTGGTCCAAAGCACCATTTGTGGCGTCTTACCGAGGGTTCCATATCGACGGATGTGAGGCGTCAGTGGAGGCCAAGTACTGTGCAACTCAAGGAAAGAGGTGGTGGGACCAGAAAGAGTATCAAGACCTTGATAGGTATCAATACAGGAGACTCAGGTGGGTTCGCACCAAATTCACCATCTATAACTACTGTAAGGATACAGTGAGATCCGCCAAAGTTCCTCCTGAATGCAAAAGAGACAGAGACCTCTATTGA